In Rathayibacter sp. VKM Ac-2762, one DNA window encodes the following:
- a CDS encoding SpaH/EbpB family LPXTG-anchored major pilin — translation MSRSLTRRLAAAAGVLALSAAAVFTAVAPASAVTLPGNIDPTISRTLTVHKLALGSNNGQAIGTGQEITVPGDALPGAVFTAARVQGVDLTTPDGWNQVANLTPGTAATRVTAADTFTATSGTDGEAVFNNGASMPLGLYLVTETQLPAGATNGAAPFLVTLPFPTGPTGAPANQWIYDVHVYPKNAVTELTKTRVPAAANSVEARNPDLIRWAIASDVPVLAAGDALDAFTLTDTLPAELTYLPTGPAGVAPTGITVTSAAGTAPAPAFIANTDYTLGYDAATRNVTLNFLQSGLTKLQGLQGGVVTLTVLTRATAIPANGIITNSATSVVNGATETVTGSTPIGQLTVYAYQNNGANRVPLAGAVYQVFLTENDANLGQNPVFINGNQNWTTGANGIVEIPIITPGNYYVRELTPPAGFRLPTPAQVLTQVVAGPSSATAPIQNYVEFLHTQVPAFALPLTGGGAQWFTLGGGALLALAIGSGLIASRRRTALAAQTAE, via the coding sequence ATGTCCCGCTCACTCACCAGGCGGCTCGCCGCCGCAGCCGGCGTCCTCGCGCTGAGCGCTGCGGCGGTCTTCACCGCCGTCGCGCCGGCGTCAGCGGTCACGCTGCCCGGCAACATCGACCCCACCATCAGCCGCACCCTCACCGTGCACAAGCTCGCGCTGGGCTCCAACAACGGCCAGGCGATCGGCACCGGCCAGGAGATCACGGTCCCCGGCGACGCGCTGCCCGGCGCCGTGTTCACCGCCGCGCGCGTCCAGGGCGTCGACCTCACCACGCCCGACGGCTGGAACCAGGTCGCGAACCTGACCCCGGGCACCGCCGCGACCCGTGTCACCGCCGCCGACACCTTCACCGCCACCAGCGGCACGGACGGCGAGGCTGTGTTCAACAACGGCGCGAGCATGCCGCTCGGCCTCTACCTCGTGACCGAGACCCAGCTCCCCGCCGGAGCGACCAACGGCGCGGCGCCGTTCCTCGTGACCCTGCCGTTCCCGACGGGCCCGACCGGTGCGCCGGCGAACCAGTGGATCTACGACGTCCACGTCTACCCCAAGAACGCGGTCACGGAGCTCACCAAGACGCGCGTCCCCGCGGCGGCGAACTCGGTCGAGGCGCGCAACCCCGACCTCATCCGCTGGGCCATCGCCTCGGACGTGCCGGTGCTCGCCGCCGGTGACGCGCTGGACGCGTTCACCCTCACCGACACGCTCCCCGCCGAGCTGACCTACCTGCCGACCGGCCCGGCCGGCGTCGCGCCCACCGGCATCACGGTGACCAGCGCCGCGGGCACCGCGCCCGCACCGGCGTTCATCGCCAATACCGACTACACGCTCGGCTACGACGCCGCGACCCGGAACGTGACGCTGAACTTCTTGCAGTCCGGCCTCACCAAGCTCCAGGGCCTGCAGGGCGGCGTCGTCACCCTCACGGTGCTCACCCGCGCCACCGCCATTCCGGCCAACGGCATCATCACCAACTCGGCGACGAGCGTCGTGAACGGGGCCACGGAGACGGTCACCGGCAGCACCCCGATCGGTCAGCTGACCGTGTACGCGTACCAGAACAACGGCGCCAACCGCGTGCCGCTCGCGGGTGCCGTCTACCAGGTGTTCCTCACCGAGAACGACGCCAACCTCGGCCAGAACCCGGTGTTCATCAACGGCAACCAGAACTGGACGACCGGGGCGAACGGCATCGTCGAGATCCCGATCATCACGCCGGGCAACTACTACGTCCGCGAGCTGACCCCGCCCGCCGGATTCCGTCTGCCTACCCCGGCCCAGGTGCTGACGCAGGTCGTCGCCGGACCGAGCTCGGCCACCGCGCCGATCCAGAACTACGTCGAGTTCCTCCACACCCAGGTGCCGGCGTTCGCCCTGCCCCTCACCGGTGGCGGCGCGCAGTGGTTCACCCTCGGTGGAGGCGCGCTCCTCGCCCTCGCGATCGGTTCGGGCCTGATCGCCTCGCGCCGTCGCACCGCGCTGGCTGCTCAGACCGCGGAGTAA
- a CDS encoding sigma-70 family RNA polymerase sigma factor, translating into MSAGEAAPSMARSVVRSPARDREAEITALVEREAPDLLRYFARRTASPEDAADLLSDTLLILWRKERSIPEDETRARMWAFGVARRVLSGQRRTATRRSALVERLAEELRIPPPAPADVAAEDVRAAIAQLKPVDQEIITLVYWDGFSLAEAAEILSLRAATVRSRHARARATLRDALGAAM; encoded by the coding sequence ATGAGCGCCGGCGAGGCGGCGCCGTCGATGGCCCGCAGCGTCGTCCGCTCCCCCGCGCGCGACCGGGAGGCCGAGATCACGGCCCTGGTCGAGCGGGAGGCGCCGGACCTGCTCCGCTACTTCGCGCGGCGGACGGCGAGCCCCGAGGACGCCGCGGACCTCCTCAGCGACACCCTCCTGATCCTCTGGCGGAAGGAGCGGTCGATCCCCGAGGACGAGACGCGCGCGCGGATGTGGGCGTTCGGCGTCGCACGGCGGGTGCTCTCGGGCCAGCGCCGCACCGCGACCCGGAGGAGCGCGCTCGTCGAGCGGCTGGCGGAGGAGCTCCGCATCCCGCCGCCCGCACCGGCCGACGTCGCCGCGGAGGACGTCCGCGCGGCGATCGCGCAGCTGAAGCCCGTCGACCAGGAGATCATCACCCTCGTCTACTGGGACGGCTTCTCCCTCGCCGAGGCGGCCGAGATCCTGTCCCTCCGCGCCGCGACCGTGCGGAGCCGGCACGCGCGGGCGCGGGCGACGCTGCGGGACGCGCTGGGAGCGGCGATGTGA
- a CDS encoding class C sortase, with translation MSLSGVALLLYPVAASWLSAVEQAREIDSLTQDITDLGAETLRQNLVEARAYNQSLSGGGAAVAANERLPLADDEQVADRERYSSLLRGDAEGLMARIRIPAIDVDLPIFHGTSDAVLERGVGHLEGTALPVGGPSTHSVLTGHRGLASAELFTHLDRVDVGDTFTIEVYGEVVTYRVRETLVVEPEDTQSLLVQPGQDLLTLVTCTPLGINTHRILVTGERVIPTPQSDVDAAGESPDVAGFPWWAIAAGGAVVAAGVYVWWAGRPARGAWVPVVAADEERDRVPADL, from the coding sequence ATCAGCCTCTCGGGAGTGGCGCTGCTGCTGTACCCCGTCGCCGCCAGCTGGCTCAGCGCCGTCGAGCAGGCGCGCGAGATCGACTCCCTCACGCAGGACATCACCGACCTCGGCGCCGAGACCCTCCGGCAGAACCTCGTCGAGGCCCGCGCCTACAACCAGAGCCTCAGCGGCGGCGGCGCCGCCGTCGCCGCGAACGAGCGCCTTCCCCTCGCCGACGACGAGCAGGTCGCCGACCGCGAGCGCTACTCCTCCCTCCTGCGCGGCGACGCCGAGGGACTGATGGCCCGGATCAGGATCCCCGCCATCGACGTGGACCTGCCGATCTTCCACGGCACGAGCGACGCCGTCCTCGAGCGCGGCGTCGGCCACCTCGAGGGCACCGCCCTGCCGGTCGGCGGCCCCTCCACCCACTCGGTCCTCACCGGCCACCGCGGCCTCGCCTCGGCCGAGCTCTTCACCCACCTCGACCGCGTCGACGTCGGCGACACCTTCACCATCGAGGTCTACGGCGAGGTGGTCACCTACCGCGTGCGCGAGACGCTCGTCGTCGAGCCGGAGGACACGCAGAGTCTCCTCGTGCAGCCCGGCCAGGACCTCCTGACCCTCGTCACCTGCACCCCGCTCGGGATCAACACCCACCGCATTCTCGTCACCGGCGAACGGGTGATCCCGACGCCGCAGTCGGACGTGGACGCGGCGGGGGAGTCGCCCGACGTCGCCGGGTTCCCGTGGTGGGCGATCGCGGCCGGAGGCGCCGTGGTGGCAGCCGGGGTGTACGTCTGGTGGGCGGGGCGGCCGGCGCGCGGAGCGTGGGTGCCGGTAGTGGCCGCCGACGAGGAGCGCGACAGAGTTCCTGCGGATCTGTGA
- a CDS encoding LPXTG cell wall anchor domain-containing protein, translating to MAFTTRRRRHSRHRAPSRLGMRAVVFATIGALLVGSWGLGDVSASSPAQAANQADPVAGDAPALLPTPVAPTPPTAPEADPAPAPSAPAPSASAPSTSAPSAPAEAAESPSATAEEPAQDEPDPAAPRGAAGTEQPVELAPAGSAPAPPAASDDDQESDRGPPATARAAGGFSTLAAGVAEAPRQVWTETFEQGLTATPSALTAYANGRYTAATGWSTATNCTGVLVNYTAPYPNAAFCPTRPLLTVGTGSSAARETRRMADVLGQVAAGVPGSTSSTAPANGSNTGTQANHALVEYPYAAVTGGTTVAQSAAGIGVSAPAARYYAVGMNAAGGQCGTNNASLSLNLVSGGSTVLTGFAAPVVPCAATGSVFYTSPTLPLVGGLGALVDPALPASARAAAYTGTSTALLTPAQIAAAQVQLVNTVTGTGSAFAVDDLRVLDVTPALDAAFTQAVPTATVPTTLTYTVTNTSDLLAKADWRFSTALPAGLVVAPTPAVGGSCTDVTGTAFAVTAAAGSSSVSTVGGDLAAGATSCTISVDVVAAAAGTYSTGTTAPTGLIASAPTSVTIQAATTLTVRKNLPVRSATGDQFTLSVRSGTTVLASATTTGTATGIQAAQISRLTVQSGATYTIAEAQTAGAGLGYSNSYECSRGGTVIASGASAAGSITIPSEAGAEVLCTFTNTVQTPRLFCDTGRFYSLTAAGALQQADIVTGSLTSIGSWSGTAEANALGVGANGAFAYALDRSSDATDVDAVLKWTPEAGFQRIANSAYTTVAGGAQVTGSIVAGAVDLRTGRYLFGSFASGQFYIWSFTEANPVATRFALVGSFPTSGTPNGNGDMAFDARGNLYVVGAGSVNNASSAAIFTVPADALAAATGGTLPVNTSIAKAVTGTDAAFANINGIAFSPRGTVYLANGDVAAANGAPAIPGSAYEFDATTWTRVSGTPRVSVNAVDLSGCSSPATITVQKSVVGRLAAADQFQLTAAAGSPASPFATATTTGATTGRQTAQIGPFPTPINSTVTVSEAMAAGSASPITAYTSIYECYADGVRVSTGSNPTGTVTLPNRLGVNVTCTFFNSPRPASTVRITKTIRDASGTTRPGVDWTVGTTATATAGTVALLPEQSPRQQTDAAGQAAWTVLFGTEASRATLTVSEVQQTGFAFVSGACTVNGTARATTFSQSGTVISASLTGIASAAVVECSIVNRPTASLTLVKTVSSGSALPSDFTLSATGPTGALPGPTGRAGSAGVSAIPVTPGAAYRLAETGGSATSVQTGPWQCRTDTGAALTVSAAGDVTPTNGAAVTCTVDNASATITLVKQVLRPQTGFQAADWRVTATPAALAGATLPTETRAGAEYAAAGNPASTFEVRPGHGYTLSEAATDPTRRLAYQELRLERLTGTTWSPVASRTITAPTAGQTAVYRFVNAPVDPTRLPLTGGASTDAFLLGGGSVLTLALGLLLWERRRRLRGPSR from the coding sequence ATGGCTTTCACGACCCGGCGGCGCCGCCACTCACGGCACCGAGCGCCGTCGCGCCTCGGAATGCGGGCCGTCGTCTTCGCGACGATCGGCGCTCTCCTCGTCGGCTCGTGGGGGCTCGGCGACGTCTCCGCCTCGTCTCCCGCTCAGGCCGCGAACCAGGCGGATCCGGTCGCCGGCGACGCCCCCGCCCTTCTCCCGACGCCGGTCGCACCGACACCGCCGACAGCCCCCGAGGCCGATCCGGCACCCGCTCCGTCGGCACCCGCGCCCTCGGCGTCCGCCCCGTCGACGTCCGCCCCGTCCGCACCCGCCGAGGCCGCGGAGTCGCCGAGTGCGACGGCGGAGGAGCCCGCTCAGGACGAGCCCGATCCCGCAGCACCCCGCGGCGCCGCAGGGACGGAGCAGCCCGTCGAGCTGGCGCCCGCCGGATCGGCGCCCGCTCCTCCGGCGGCCTCGGACGACGATCAGGAGTCGGACCGCGGCCCGCCCGCGACGGCGCGAGCAGCGGGAGGCTTCTCCACGCTCGCGGCCGGCGTCGCCGAGGCCCCGCGACAGGTGTGGACGGAGACCTTCGAGCAGGGCCTGACCGCCACCCCGAGCGCGCTCACCGCCTACGCGAACGGCCGCTACACAGCCGCCACCGGCTGGTCGACCGCCACGAACTGCACCGGCGTCCTGGTCAACTACACGGCGCCGTACCCCAACGCCGCCTTCTGCCCGACCCGGCCCCTCCTCACCGTCGGCACGGGATCGTCGGCCGCACGCGAGACGCGCCGCATGGCGGACGTCCTCGGCCAGGTAGCGGCCGGAGTGCCGGGGTCCACCTCCAGCACCGCACCGGCCAACGGCTCGAACACCGGCACGCAGGCGAACCACGCCCTGGTCGAGTACCCGTACGCCGCCGTCACCGGCGGCACGACCGTCGCCCAGAGCGCCGCGGGGATCGGCGTCTCCGCGCCCGCCGCCCGCTACTACGCCGTCGGCATGAACGCCGCCGGCGGGCAGTGCGGGACGAACAACGCGTCCCTCTCCCTCAACCTGGTCTCGGGCGGGTCCACCGTCCTCACCGGATTCGCCGCACCGGTCGTGCCCTGCGCCGCGACCGGCAGCGTGTTCTACACGTCCCCGACCCTCCCGCTGGTCGGCGGGCTCGGCGCGCTCGTCGATCCCGCGCTCCCCGCCTCCGCCCGCGCCGCCGCCTACACCGGCACGAGCACCGCACTCCTCACTCCGGCGCAGATCGCCGCGGCCCAGGTGCAGCTCGTGAACACGGTCACCGGCACGGGAAGCGCCTTCGCCGTCGACGACCTCCGCGTGCTCGACGTCACTCCCGCTCTCGACGCGGCCTTCACGCAGGCCGTGCCGACCGCGACGGTGCCGACCACGCTGACCTACACGGTCACCAACACCAGCGACCTCCTCGCGAAGGCGGACTGGCGCTTCTCGACCGCGCTCCCAGCCGGCCTCGTCGTGGCCCCGACGCCTGCCGTCGGCGGGTCCTGCACCGACGTCACCGGAACCGCGTTCGCCGTCACAGCGGCCGCCGGATCCTCTTCCGTCTCGACCGTCGGCGGCGACCTCGCCGCGGGCGCGACCTCCTGCACGATCTCGGTGGACGTGGTGGCCGCCGCCGCCGGGACGTACAGCACCGGGACCACGGCTCCCACCGGCCTCATCGCCTCCGCCCCCACCTCGGTGACGATCCAGGCCGCGACGACCCTCACCGTCCGGAAGAACCTGCCGGTGCGCAGCGCCACGGGCGACCAGTTCACGCTCTCGGTGCGCAGCGGCACGACCGTCCTCGCGTCGGCGACCACCACGGGCACCGCCACCGGGATCCAGGCCGCGCAGATCAGCCGCCTCACCGTGCAGTCCGGAGCGACGTACACGATCGCCGAGGCGCAGACCGCGGGCGCGGGCCTGGGGTACTCCAACAGCTACGAGTGCTCGCGCGGCGGCACGGTCATCGCCTCCGGAGCCTCCGCCGCCGGGTCGATCACGATCCCCAGCGAGGCGGGAGCGGAGGTGCTCTGCACCTTCACGAACACGGTGCAGACGCCGCGCCTGTTCTGCGACACCGGCCGCTTCTACTCCCTCACGGCGGCCGGCGCCCTGCAGCAGGCCGACATCGTCACGGGATCCCTGACCTCGATCGGCAGCTGGTCGGGGACCGCCGAGGCCAACGCGCTCGGCGTCGGCGCGAACGGCGCCTTCGCCTACGCGCTGGACCGCTCGTCCGACGCGACGGACGTCGACGCCGTCCTCAAGTGGACGCCGGAGGCCGGCTTCCAGAGGATCGCGAACAGCGCGTACACGACCGTGGCCGGCGGAGCGCAGGTGACCGGCAGCATTGTCGCCGGCGCGGTCGACCTCCGGACGGGCCGGTACCTGTTCGGCAGCTTCGCGAGCGGCCAGTTCTACATCTGGAGCTTCACGGAGGCCAACCCCGTCGCCACCCGGTTCGCCCTCGTCGGCTCCTTCCCCACCTCCGGTACCCCCAACGGCAACGGCGACATGGCGTTCGACGCTCGCGGCAACCTCTACGTCGTCGGCGCGGGCTCGGTCAACAACGCCAGCAGCGCTGCGATCTTCACCGTGCCGGCCGACGCCCTGGCCGCGGCGACCGGCGGCACCCTCCCGGTGAACACCTCGATCGCGAAGGCCGTGACGGGGACCGACGCCGCCTTCGCCAACATCAACGGCATCGCCTTCTCGCCGCGTGGAACCGTCTACCTCGCCAACGGCGACGTCGCCGCCGCGAACGGTGCCCCGGCGATTCCCGGCAGCGCCTACGAGTTCGACGCCACCACCTGGACCCGCGTCAGCGGCACGCCGCGCGTGAGCGTCAACGCCGTCGACCTCTCCGGCTGCTCCTCGCCGGCCACGATCACCGTGCAGAAGAGCGTGGTGGGCCGCCTGGCCGCGGCGGACCAGTTCCAGCTCACGGCCGCCGCCGGCTCCCCGGCGTCGCCGTTCGCCACGGCCACCACCACCGGCGCCACCACCGGCCGCCAGACCGCGCAGATCGGCCCCTTCCCCACTCCGATCAACAGCACGGTGACGGTCTCGGAGGCGATGGCCGCGGGCTCCGCCTCCCCGATCACCGCCTACACGAGCATCTACGAGTGCTACGCGGACGGCGTGCGGGTGAGCACGGGCTCGAACCCGACCGGGACGGTCACCCTCCCGAACCGGCTCGGCGTCAACGTCACCTGCACCTTCTTCAACTCCCCGCGCCCCGCCTCCACTGTTCGCATCACCAAGACGATCCGGGACGCCTCCGGCACGACCCGCCCCGGCGTGGACTGGACCGTGGGCACGACCGCGACGGCCACCGCCGGCACCGTCGCCCTGCTGCCGGAGCAGTCGCCCCGCCAGCAGACGGACGCCGCGGGCCAGGCCGCCTGGACCGTCCTGTTCGGCACGGAGGCGTCGCGGGCGACGCTCACCGTCTCGGAGGTGCAGCAGACGGGCTTCGCGTTCGTCAGCGGCGCCTGCACGGTCAACGGCACCGCCCGGGCGACCACGTTCTCGCAGTCCGGGACCGTCATCAGCGCGAGCCTCACCGGCATCGCCTCCGCGGCGGTCGTCGAGTGCTCGATCGTGAACCGGCCCACGGCCTCCCTCACGCTGGTGAAGACGGTGAGCTCCGGCAGCGCGCTGCCCAGCGACTTCACGCTCAGCGCCACCGGCCCGACCGGCGCGCTGCCCGGCCCGACCGGCCGCGCGGGCTCCGCGGGCGTGTCGGCGATCCCCGTCACCCCGGGTGCCGCCTACCGGCTCGCCGAGACCGGCGGTTCCGCGACCTCTGTGCAGACCGGGCCCTGGCAGTGCCGCACCGACACCGGTGCCGCCCTCACCGTGAGCGCGGCCGGAGACGTGACCCCGACGAACGGTGCCGCCGTCACCTGCACCGTGGACAACGCCAGCGCGACGATCACCCTGGTCAAGCAGGTCCTGCGCCCCCAGACCGGCTTCCAGGCCGCCGACTGGCGGGTCACCGCGACGCCCGCCGCACTGGCCGGAGCGACGCTCCCGACGGAGACCCGGGCCGGCGCGGAGTACGCCGCCGCGGGCAACCCGGCGAGCACCTTCGAGGTGCGACCGGGTCACGGCTACACGCTGTCCGAGGCGGCGACGGATCCGACCCGCCGCCTCGCCTACCAGGAACTGCGTCTCGAGCGCCTGACCGGGACGACGTGGTCCCCGGTCGCCTCGCGGACGATCACGGCCCCCACGGCCGGTCAGACGGCGGTCTACCGCTTCGTCAACGCACCCGTGGACCCCACACGCCTGCCGCTGACCGGTGGCGCCAGCACCGACGCGTTCCTCCTGGGCGGGGGGTCGGTGCTCACTCTCGCACTCGGCCTCCTCCTCTGGGAGCGGCGCCGGAGGCTGCGAGGCCCCTCCCGGTGA
- a CDS encoding DUF6602 domain-containing protein, whose protein sequence is MVEEYWTGVASQLQIEADVFSRLVGHNGETGRANEIALESLVTKLIPAHYGVGTGIVIDRHGGRSKQCDLIVFDKASQPQLLAQSTQLLFPIETVRMVIEVKTTVTAKEIADSSEKKLSLNALDSASERTPAFGLFGYQSHGAPSVRALEINELPENSRPDLTCLLVPGVVTDPGNLQVVGMVPLHKVTAAGERLSEQWIAATGTATWIASGVTRYPISRFKPNGPRHVFEPGRALLIFAKLLLDVLNLDAGAEASWLGNYLPPIARQIVVPSR, encoded by the coding sequence GTGGTTGAGGAGTACTGGACTGGCGTTGCGAGTCAGTTGCAAATCGAAGCAGACGTCTTCAGTCGTCTGGTTGGTCATAATGGCGAGACGGGGAGAGCAAACGAAATTGCACTCGAAAGTCTTGTAACTAAACTTATCCCAGCGCACTATGGAGTAGGTACTGGGATCGTGATTGATAGGCACGGAGGCCGCTCGAAACAATGTGACCTAATTGTCTTTGACAAAGCCTCTCAACCGCAGTTGCTTGCGCAATCAACGCAACTACTGTTTCCAATAGAGACAGTGCGAATGGTCATCGAGGTGAAGACTACAGTCACCGCCAAAGAAATCGCGGATTCCTCTGAAAAGAAGCTGAGCTTGAATGCGCTCGATTCCGCGTCTGAACGAACTCCGGCATTTGGGCTATTTGGCTATCAATCACACGGAGCCCCATCTGTACGTGCTCTCGAGATCAATGAGCTACCTGAGAATTCTCGCCCTGACCTGACGTGTCTGCTCGTACCAGGCGTAGTCACTGACCCTGGCAATTTGCAGGTTGTCGGCATGGTGCCTTTGCATAAAGTGACGGCGGCGGGGGAACGGCTAAGCGAGCAATGGATAGCCGCTACTGGAACGGCAACTTGGATCGCCTCAGGAGTCACTAGGTATCCGATTAGTCGCTTCAAGCCTAATGGCCCTCGACATGTATTCGAACCGGGCCGAGCTCTTCTGATTTTTGCCAAGCTACTTTTGGATGTTTTAAATCTCGACGCCGGAGCGGAAGCCTCGTGGCTCGGCAACTATCTTCCGCCGATCGCGCGCCAGATAGTCGTGCCTTCTCGCTAA
- a CDS encoding TIR domain-containing protein: MTALSGPTQQALARLLDAEATHGVIDSLYQRFQVDSLPTADGMPNKLKKATHLTRELAKRPEGRLSLMKLIEYVGSDSSGMPQTFRRGHPAAADLYQNLDHDLEAVRRRQQPTVRNPALERQFKRPGTTAPTPTEATAASPNRAVFVVRGRDNDAYEALESLLLALDLRIVTWDDAVRACGGGTPHTLDVVRAGINLATAVVVLMTADDLGQVKPEFHQATDNPREASLSGQARQNVVFEAGWAMALNQDHVVLVRVGDVRPLSDIDGLNYVSLSGDISSRRQLIGRLKNCELAVDDSGERWRAAGTFPGQE; the protein is encoded by the coding sequence ATGACAGCGTTGAGTGGACCGACCCAACAGGCACTCGCTCGCCTGCTCGATGCGGAAGCCACTCATGGAGTCATTGACAGCCTGTACCAGCGATTCCAGGTCGATTCCCTTCCGACCGCTGACGGCATGCCGAACAAGCTGAAGAAGGCCACACACCTCACCCGCGAGCTTGCGAAGCGCCCCGAGGGCCGTTTGAGCTTGATGAAGCTGATCGAGTACGTCGGATCTGATTCTTCCGGCATGCCTCAGACCTTCCGGCGAGGACACCCTGCCGCGGCGGATCTGTACCAGAACCTCGACCACGACCTAGAAGCAGTTCGGCGTCGTCAGCAGCCAACGGTGCGGAATCCCGCGCTGGAGCGTCAGTTCAAGAGACCGGGAACAACTGCCCCGACGCCTACCGAAGCGACGGCAGCTTCACCCAATCGCGCTGTCTTCGTGGTCCGCGGTCGAGATAACGACGCCTACGAGGCTCTCGAGTCCCTATTACTCGCGCTGGACCTGCGGATCGTCACCTGGGACGACGCTGTTCGCGCGTGTGGCGGGGGCACTCCGCACACTCTTGACGTCGTACGCGCAGGAATCAACCTGGCGACAGCTGTCGTCGTTCTGATGACAGCGGACGATCTCGGACAGGTCAAGCCGGAGTTCCACCAGGCGACCGACAACCCCCGCGAAGCGAGTCTGAGCGGGCAGGCCCGGCAGAATGTGGTCTTCGAAGCCGGCTGGGCCATGGCCCTGAATCAAGATCACGTCGTGCTGGTGCGCGTCGGTGACGTCCGGCCACTGAGTGACATCGACGGGTTGAACTACGTGAGCCTGTCTGGTGATATCTCCAGTCGCCGGCAGCTCATCGGTCGCCTCAAGAACTGCGAGCTCGCGGTCGACGACAGCGGGGAGCGGTGGCGTGCTGCCGGTACCTTCCCTGGGCAGGAATAG
- a CDS encoding LacI family DNA-binding transcriptional regulator — MTDITKRRREVTVADVAREAGVGKATAARALGNYGAVSESVRDRVLAAAERLDYRPNELARSMNTGKSKTIGVIVGDIENGYFGLAMRGITDAVAGAGYDVVLINTSEDVDTEVDAVRVLLDKRVDGMIVSPASSFHTQHLHDVHATGRPLVLLDRRIDGLPVPSVGVEIAVAAEQATAALLEAGHRRVAFVTALADPGDWTPGEPLRVSSVTERLSGISAALSSAGIAPDRELIHFGATGFVEAAAVLDDLLALSEPPTAILASDSLIALDLLRAARARGLRIPDDLSFVMFDDFPWAELIDPPLSVVSQPIYEVGVAAGRTILRLLGGRTEPDAEMLAATFIARESIGRVGGGAPEGCVD; from the coding sequence GTGACCGACATCACGAAGCGGAGGCGCGAGGTGACCGTGGCCGACGTGGCCCGGGAGGCCGGCGTTGGGAAGGCCACGGCGGCGCGCGCGCTGGGCAACTACGGCGCCGTCAGCGAGAGCGTCCGCGACCGGGTGCTGGCCGCCGCCGAGCGCCTCGACTACCGGCCGAACGAGCTCGCCCGGAGCATGAACACGGGGAAGTCGAAGACCATCGGCGTCATCGTCGGCGACATCGAGAACGGCTACTTCGGCCTCGCGATGAGGGGCATCACCGACGCCGTCGCCGGAGCGGGCTACGACGTCGTCCTCATCAACACGTCGGAGGACGTCGACACCGAGGTCGACGCGGTGAGGGTGCTCCTGGACAAGCGCGTCGACGGCATGATCGTCTCGCCCGCGTCGTCCTTCCACACGCAGCACCTGCACGACGTCCACGCCACGGGTCGTCCCCTGGTCCTGCTGGACCGGCGGATCGACGGACTCCCGGTTCCCTCGGTCGGCGTCGAGATCGCCGTGGCCGCCGAGCAGGCGACCGCCGCCCTGCTCGAGGCCGGGCACCGCCGGGTGGCGTTCGTGACGGCGCTCGCCGACCCCGGTGATTGGACGCCAGGCGAGCCCCTTCGCGTGTCCTCGGTGACCGAGCGCCTGTCCGGCATCTCCGCGGCGCTGAGCTCGGCGGGCATCGCGCCCGACCGGGAGCTGATCCACTTCGGCGCGACCGGCTTCGTCGAGGCGGCCGCCGTCCTCGACGATCTCCTCGCGCTCTCCGAGCCGCCCACCGCGATCCTCGCCTCCGACAGCCTCATCGCCCTCGACCTGCTGCGCGCCGCGAGGGCCCGAGGCCTGCGCATCCCGGACGACCTCTCCTTCGTGATGTTCGACGACTTCCCGTGGGCCGAGCTGATCGATCCGCCCCTGTCGGTCGTGTCCCAGCCGATCTACGAGGTGGGAGTCGCGGCCGGCCGCACGATCCTGCGCCTGCTCGGCGGGCGGACGGAGCCGGACGCGGAGATGCTCGCCGCGACGTTCATCGCCCGGGAGTCCATCGGGCGGGTGGGCGGCGGCGCACCGGAGGGGTGCGTGGACTGA